From Ruminococcus sp. HUN007, a single genomic window includes:
- a CDS encoding GGDEF domain-containing protein, which translates to MDYQSWLEGISGLASLYSFDILPDGSYSEIRLMGVNRQNEGMLHFSPDAPEFYPGIPYRKYWMDLNFERYIYRSGSTNKSLYSYVNARGFWLKGFYIPVTNFDKEPDDGTKTVYCLYILEYENDLETESMSQHPADVSAAVTNISIRLHEVQDFWQALTSVTSEIKQFCGADKCSVYPVDISSRKCVCVTDSGVHNEILEEIAGDLGCTPFEAVERWEKILEMSDCLILEDLSVIEERDPDWYRSLCSHDVKNIVLYEIRCKHTLVGFIWAANFDVSKTMKIKSVLELSSFVLAAVIQNHYLISNLEIKSTVDGLTQVYNRNAMNDRVEKIVSGEVKAPEKLGIAFADLNGLKTVNDKEGHEAGDRLLSRAASLLKVAFGDYEVYRAGGDEFVVFCPDITEEKLADLAAQLRTLTDTTADVRFAVGTVFVTGEYDICKAMQTADERMYKDKEEYYRLHPEKDRRNRIK; encoded by the coding sequence ATGGATTATCAGTCGTGGCTTGAAGGAATCAGCGGACTGGCTAGCCTTTATTCCTTTGATATTCTTCCTGACGGAAGCTACAGCGAAATACGCCTTATGGGCGTAAACAGACAGAATGAAGGTATGCTTCATTTCAGTCCGGATGCGCCGGAGTTCTATCCGGGTATTCCTTACAGAAAATACTGGATGGATCTGAACTTTGAAAGGTATATTTACAGGAGCGGCAGTACGAATAAATCGCTTTATTCGTATGTTAATGCCCGCGGATTCTGGCTCAAGGGATTCTACATTCCGGTAACAAATTTTGACAAAGAGCCTGATGACGGTACGAAAACGGTTTACTGTCTCTACATACTCGAATATGAAAATGATCTGGAAACAGAATCAATGTCACAGCATCCGGCCGATGTTTCCGCAGCCGTAACTAATATAAGCATCAGGCTTCACGAAGTGCAGGATTTCTGGCAGGCGCTTACTTCAGTTACCTCCGAGATCAAACAGTTCTGCGGTGCTGATAAGTGTTCTGTTTATCCGGTAGATATAAGCAGCCGGAAGTGCGTATGTGTTACCGATTCGGGAGTTCATAACGAAATACTGGAAGAGATCGCCGGAGATCTGGGATGCACTCCGTTTGAAGCAGTTGAACGTTGGGAAAAGATCCTTGAAATGAGTGACTGTCTGATCCTTGAGGATCTCAGCGTTATTGAGGAACGTGATCCCGACTGGTACCGTTCGCTCTGCAGTCATGACGTCAAAAATATAGTTCTTTATGAGATACGATGCAAACATACGCTTGTAGGTTTCATCTGGGCCGCAAACTTTGATGTGTCAAAAACCATGAAGATCAAAAGTGTGCTTGAACTTTCGTCGTTTGTACTTGCTGCTGTTATTCAGAACCACTATCTTATTTCGAACCTGGAGATTAAGAGCACAGTTGACGGGCTCACACAGGTGTACAACCGCAATGCGATGAACGACCGTGTTGAAAAAATTGTTTCCGGCGAAGTGAAGGCTCCGGAAAAGCTGGGCATTGCCTTTGCGGACCTTAACGGACTCAAGACAGTCAATGATAAAGAAGGGCATGAAGCAGGCGACAGGCTTCTTTCGAGAGCAGCATCGCTTTTAAAGGTCGCTTTCGGTGATTATGAAGTCTACCGTGCCGGCGGCGATGAATTCGTTGTTTTCTGTCCGGACATTACAGAGGAAAAACTTGCAGACCTTGCAGCTCAGCTCCGTACTCTCACTGATACTACTGCTGATGTGCGTTTTGCGGTCGGAACCGTTTTTGTTACGGGTGAGTACGATATATGCAAAGCAATGCAGACAGCGGACGAAAGAATGTATAAAGACAAGGAAGAATACTACCGTCTGCATCCTGAAAAAGACAGACGTAACCGGATCAAATAA
- the proC gene encoding pyrroline-5-carboxylate reductase: MKKVGFLGAGNMGFAIMKGITGSSLKDISLYAFDISEDLRKRAESIGVNVCTNECDLVEKCDYIFLAVKPQVLSGVLETIKPVLTSEKVVVSIAAGISGEYLKTRTIPDLKAVLVMPNTPLLLGEGATALSKVEPTSDEEFALVCSIFGACGEYAVLPADKMKEIIAINGSSPAFIYLFAKAFIEYASEQGISAEAAQKLFAKTLVGSAKMITDSGNTIDELIKMVSSPGGTTLAGLDRLYEGNLVQVVKNACDSCTKRAYELSE, encoded by the coding sequence ATGAAAAAAGTTGGATTTTTAGGTGCGGGAAATATGGGCTTTGCCATCATGAAGGGTATAACAGGCAGTTCTCTTAAAGATATATCACTTTATGCCTTTGACATAAGTGAAGATCTCAGAAAGCGTGCAGAATCGATCGGTGTTAATGTCTGCACAAATGAATGCGATCTTGTTGAAAAGTGTGACTACATCTTTTTAGCAGTAAAGCCACAGGTGCTTTCAGGAGTTCTCGAAACAATAAAGCCTGTTCTCACATCTGAAAAGGTAGTTGTATCGATCGCAGCCGGTATTTCAGGAGAGTATCTTAAGACACGTACGATTCCTGATCTGAAGGCAGTTCTGGTAATGCCTAACACACCGCTTCTTCTCGGCGAAGGTGCAACAGCACTTTCAAAGGTTGAACCGACATCCGATGAGGAATTTGCTCTTGTATGCAGCATTTTCGGTGCCTGCGGTGAATATGCAGTTCTTCCGGCTGACAAGATGAAAGAGATCATTGCTATCAACGGAAGCAGCCCGGCATTTATCTATCTGTTTGCCAAGGCGTTTATCGAATATGCATCTGAACAGGGAATTTCAGCTGAAGCTGCACAGAAGCTCTTTGCAAAGACTCTGGTTGGTTCTGCAAAGATGATAACCGATTCAGGAAACACTATCGACGAACTCATTAAGATGGTTTCATCACCGGGCGGCACAACTCTTGCCGGCCTTGACAGACTTTACGAAGGCAATCTGGTACAGGTCGTAAAAAATGCATGTGACAGCTGTACAAAGAGAGCCTATGAGCTTTCTGAATAA
- a CDS encoding AAA family ATPase codes for MSNEIKAGMKYHVGMYGGSFNPMHNGHMECILKAASMCEQLYVVISYRNDDSDVDVKVKYRWVYTLTCHIGNVKIITLEDRTKKKSDYTSEYWDEDCRKVKAAVGKKIDVVFCGSDYDENSFWNVCYPESELVIFPRDKYNSTAVRGNVYRHWDWLPLFVRPYYVKKVLIIGSESCGKSVLTINLAHHYHTNYLEEVGRDLSELSGTDLMMLESDYTRILLEHKAKEMRLAEHSNKVLFEDTDCLITRFFMDFLENGSPDNCVLAESIAKLNHYDLILHAEPDVAWVQDGDRSEEIAANRQMYSDRIEELYRRFGFSCVRISGSYAERYEKAIALVDSILNEGEEK; via the coding sequence ATGAGTAACGAAATAAAGGCCGGCATGAAATATCATGTCGGAATGTACGGAGGATCATTCAATCCGATGCACAACGGACACATGGAATGCATACTGAAAGCAGCCTCAATGTGCGAGCAGCTGTACGTTGTGATCTCATACAGAAACGATGATTCAGACGTGGACGTAAAGGTGAAATACCGCTGGGTATACACGCTCACCTGTCACATCGGCAACGTAAAAATAATCACGCTCGAAGACAGGACAAAAAAGAAATCTGACTACACCAGCGAATACTGGGACGAAGACTGCAGAAAAGTAAAAGCCGCCGTCGGAAAAAAGATCGATGTGGTCTTCTGCGGCAGTGACTACGATGAAAACAGTTTCTGGAACGTATGCTATCCGGAAAGTGAACTTGTGATCTTCCCGCGTGACAAATACAATTCAACAGCTGTACGCGGAAATGTTTACAGACACTGGGACTGGCTGCCTCTGTTTGTGAGACCGTACTATGTAAAGAAAGTACTTATCATCGGTTCGGAAAGCTGCGGAAAAAGTGTACTCACGATAAATCTTGCACATCACTACCATACAAACTATCTCGAAGAGGTGGGACGTGATCTTTCAGAGCTTTCAGGCACCGATCTGATGATGCTCGAAAGTGACTACACACGGATTCTTCTCGAACACAAGGCGAAGGAAATGCGTCTGGCCGAGCACAGCAACAAAGTGCTTTTTGAAGACACTGACTGCCTGATAACACGTTTTTTCATGGACTTTCTCGAAAACGGCAGTCCGGACAACTGTGTGCTCGCTGAAAGTATAGCAAAACTCAATCACTACGATCTGATACTGCATGCCGAACCGGATGTTGCATGGGTGCAGGACGGCGACCGGAGCGAGGAGATCGCGGCAAACAGACAGATGTACAGTGACAGAATAGAAGAACTGTACAGACGTTTCGGGTTCAGCTGCGTACGCATCTCAGGAAGCTATGCCGAAAGATATGAAAAAGCCATTGCACTTGTTGACAGTATACTGAACGAAGGGGAAGAAAAATGA
- a CDS encoding CinA family protein, producing MTFVKNTETVPGKYPDHYRDEKRIREKYTLLTKLLIEKGFTVTTMESATGGQIASLITDTEGSSSVLKGAFVTYCNEAKIMQGVPAETIEKHTVYSKETAAAMAKACAKTYGADIGIGVTGTMGNTDPVNPENSVPGKVFFAVFFRGKTEAFCTEIPPQPDRLMYKLTAAERIYDRLTAIIGK from the coding sequence ATGACATTCGTAAAAAACACAGAAACCGTTCCGGGAAAGTATCCTGATCATTACCGGGACGAGAAACGCATAAGGGAAAAATACACACTGCTTACAAAACTGCTTATAGAAAAAGGATTTACGGTAACAACTATGGAAAGTGCGACGGGAGGGCAGATAGCATCGCTGATAACCGACACGGAAGGATCATCGTCGGTACTTAAAGGAGCATTTGTCACCTACTGCAACGAAGCCAAGATCATGCAGGGTGTACCGGCGGAAACGATAGAAAAACACACGGTATATTCAAAGGAAACCGCAGCGGCAATGGCAAAGGCCTGTGCGAAGACATACGGCGCCGACATAGGAATAGGCGTGACCGGGACCATGGGAAACACCGATCCTGTAAATCCGGAAAATTCCGTTCCGGGGAAGGTCTTTTTCGCTGTATTCTTCAGAGGAAAAACTGAAGCCTTCTGTACGGAGATCCCACCGCAGCCGGACAGACTGATGTACAAGCTGACTGCAGCGGAGAGAATATATGACAGGCTGACCGCTATAATCGGTAAATAG
- a CDS encoding YesL family protein translates to MAGFFGIGDYTKAGKGISKDEPSKGGLKLFFEILGVRFWKLIVLNIIYIIACIPVITIGPATAGVFRVLQKYSIDRNAFVWLDFKNAFKENFLKAFAVGIIDIIAYTGMICGFILYTAMIRSAESGGSVIPVILLGLTLSFSVTFTVMNYYIYLMIVSTKLSMKQIVRNSVLLAFAALKQNMTAFVFNLVLPLIPVALMAISGNTIFLTLYLLIPSLVMFIICFCCYPVIQKYVIDPFYSERGEKNPEKSYNESEDDEEILFEDMGGKEQAVVPKAGSGKGKVIS, encoded by the coding sequence TTGGCAGGATTCTTCGGAATAGGCGATTATACAAAAGCGGGAAAGGGCATTTCAAAAGATGAGCCGTCAAAAGGAGGACTCAAGCTTTTCTTCGAAATACTCGGAGTAAGGTTCTGGAAGCTTATCGTTCTGAATATAATATATATAATTGCCTGTATCCCGGTCATTACGATCGGGCCGGCGACAGCCGGAGTATTCAGGGTCCTGCAGAAGTATTCCATTGACAGGAATGCTTTTGTATGGCTTGATTTCAAAAATGCATTCAAAGAGAATTTCCTGAAGGCTTTTGCTGTCGGAATAATAGATATCATTGCGTATACAGGTATGATTTGCGGCTTCATTCTTTATACGGCCATGATCAGAAGCGCGGAATCCGGCGGAAGTGTAATACCCGTAATACTGCTTGGACTGACGCTAAGCTTTTCAGTTACGTTTACGGTAATGAATTATTATATTTATCTCATGATCGTTTCGACAAAACTTTCCATGAAACAGATCGTCAGAAATTCAGTTTTGCTTGCATTTGCAGCACTCAAACAGAATATGACAGCTTTTGTTTTCAATCTGGTTCTTCCTCTTATCCCGGTCGCACTGATGGCAATATCGGGAAATACAATATTTCTGACACTCTATCTGCTCATTCCGTCACTTGTTATGTTCATCATCTGCTTCTGCTGCTATCCGGTGATCCAGAAATATGTCATCGATCCTTTCTACAGTGAACGCGGTGAAAAGAATCCGGAAAAATCATATAATGAATCTGAAGATGATGAAGAAATACTTTTCGAAGATATGGGCGGAAAGGAACAGGCGGTTGTTCCGAAAGCCGGCAGCGGAAAGGGTAAAGTGATCTCATGA
- a CDS encoding YwqG family protein has product MEINRILEKVNEILPPEPAVRFSFVKEKTGLFDSKVGGTPYFPKNMEYPCGKSGSFKDQPLILLAQLNFEQIPHIPDFPEKGILQFFIAGDDLYGMASECFGEALAVQNNFRVIYHENIISDETELLSADEIPVYSGEEKIYLPFSGEYRLVPGKPENVTVTYQDFRFEDAFVKCFNEVSDEKIENLYDLDDDVFEELHENITYSTLTGGYPAFTQEDPRSSSLGDCSVLLFELDSALGNDSSIDIMWGDSGTGTFFIPRENLKNLDFSRVVYNYDCY; this is encoded by the coding sequence ATGGAAATTAACAGAATTCTTGAAAAAGTAAATGAGATTCTCCCGCCGGAACCGGCAGTCAGGTTTTCTTTCGTTAAGGAAAAGACAGGACTGTTTGACAGCAAGGTAGGAGGAACACCGTATTTTCCGAAGAATATGGAATATCCGTGCGGAAAAAGCGGTTCTTTTAAAGATCAGCCCCTTATACTGCTTGCACAGCTTAATTTTGAGCAGATACCTCACATACCTGATTTTCCTGAAAAGGGAATACTTCAGTTTTTTATCGCCGGAGATGACCTTTACGGAATGGCATCCGAGTGTTTTGGTGAAGCTCTTGCTGTTCAGAATAATTTCCGTGTTATATATCATGAAAACATTATTTCTGATGAAACAGAACTTCTTTCAGCCGATGAAATACCGGTTTACAGCGGTGAGGAAAAGATATATCTGCCGTTTTCAGGAGAGTACAGACTTGTACCGGGTAAACCTGAGAATGTGACAGTTACGTATCAGGATTTTCGTTTTGAAGATGCATTTGTAAAATGCTTCAATGAAGTTTCAGATGAAAAAATAGAAAACCTGTACGATCTTGATGACGATGTATTCGAAGAACTGCATGAAAATATCACATACTCGACACTGACCGGCGGATATCCGGCATTTACCCAGGAAGATCCGCGAAGCAGCAGTCTTGGTGATTGCAGTGTGCTTTTATTTGAACTTGACAGTGCATTAGGAAACGACAGCAGCATAGACATTATGTGGGGCGATTCAGGCACCGGAACATTTTTCATTCCGCGTGAGAACCTGAAAAATCTTGATTTTTCAAGAGTTGTATATAATTACGACTGTTACTGA